The following coding sequences lie in one Pontibacter sp. G13 genomic window:
- a CDS encoding outer membrane beta-barrel protein, with the protein MPNDTFDNIIKRKLEGYSLPFSEGAWEAYIHASDLAIDRHIAESLHQLESNPDFSTSDWSQFSEALTEQSDGSLRVKLDSHEIPSNEFDWAHMAAKLDGAAFEEVMIDKLEHAAPLFVASDWEDFSAKLDEDPVDTAIRDKLVAASLPLAPQAWETFEAHQAATFDHVIQQKVAQLEVGIPAGDWEMMASMLDPHPFDGWIRTKLAHFAVPYDPAHWAYMQEKLDAPIEEIVRTKLSNGSYLFSQPEWKTMAGMLAQAGMLGRPAWWEATRKYGSIAAVILLLILFGTWQNQRSHGDWIPWNGLAQSDSELTKETDDVGTLDTLSVMAQTQEITEGERTNTALSDTSPEGLHEGSFAELQPIASPSDPDLLAQEIKEEEAPSVGVDGEPIVFPSAATTDPKDQWTKIDRLFMGHAFSLSSPSIKQNGVTIPEEIVDKKGPKIKFGIYVASTNTKAELTRKDTQKGFNAGGRVEIRLNDRWSTLMGLQYSEKLFKHEYYLTSGNQSFAFALDGDMQFIEFPLLMRYTFPSTGKLSLYLQGGMVTMVSIREDYTHYSPLDGGQNGPSVDPRRQPSEDRTWNLNTYPGNVQVSMGLEYQLTKGISLQLEPYFQQSLQRTKGADAVGLNKRLYSGGIGFSIMYNLAPLSKE; encoded by the coding sequence ATGCCTAACGATACGTTCGACAATATCATCAAGCGTAAGCTCGAAGGATATTCCCTGCCTTTTTCGGAAGGGGCATGGGAGGCATATATCCATGCTAGCGACCTTGCTATTGATCGACATATTGCTGAATCCTTGCACCAACTGGAATCCAATCCCGATTTCAGCACATCCGATTGGAGTCAGTTTTCTGAGGCATTGACAGAACAATCTGATGGATCGCTCCGAGTAAAATTGGACTCCCATGAGATCCCAAGCAACGAGTTTGATTGGGCTCACATGGCCGCCAAGTTAGATGGAGCAGCCTTCGAAGAAGTAATGATTGACAAATTGGAGCATGCAGCTCCTTTGTTTGTTGCTTCTGATTGGGAAGATTTTTCCGCAAAACTCGACGAAGACCCCGTTGACACAGCTATTCGAGATAAACTAGTCGCTGCTTCTCTTCCACTTGCTCCTCAAGCTTGGGAGACCTTTGAAGCACATCAGGCGGCTACATTCGATCATGTCATCCAGCAGAAGGTGGCTCAATTAGAAGTGGGAATTCCTGCTGGTGATTGGGAGATGATGGCTAGTATGCTTGATCCACATCCATTTGACGGGTGGATCAGAACCAAGCTGGCTCATTTCGCAGTACCATATGATCCTGCTCATTGGGCATACATGCAAGAAAAGCTGGATGCGCCCATCGAAGAAATCGTCCGTACCAAGCTTTCAAATGGTTCCTACTTGTTCTCTCAGCCTGAATGGAAAACCATGGCAGGAATGCTGGCTCAAGCTGGCATGCTGGGTAGACCCGCTTGGTGGGAAGCTACACGCAAGTATGGCTCTATCGCTGCGGTGATACTCTTGCTTATTCTATTCGGAACTTGGCAGAATCAGCGTAGCCACGGAGATTGGATTCCTTGGAATGGCCTTGCGCAATCTGATAGCGAGCTGACCAAAGAGACCGATGATGTGGGTACACTAGATACCCTATCTGTCATGGCTCAGACTCAAGAAATCACAGAAGGTGAACGAACCAACACTGCGCTTTCCGACACCTCTCCTGAAGGATTACATGAGGGAAGTTTTGCAGAACTCCAACCAATAGCCAGTCCTTCTGACCCAGATCTTCTGGCACAAGAAATCAAGGAAGAGGAAGCTCCTTCTGTAGGCGTGGATGGAGAACCGATTGTCTTCCCATCCGCAGCCACCACAGATCCCAAAGATCAATGGACCAAAATCGATCGGCTATTCATGGGGCATGCATTTTCTCTCTCTTCTCCGAGCATCAAACAGAATGGTGTTACCATCCCCGAGGAGATTGTGGACAAGAAAGGCCCCAAAATCAAGTTTGGTATTTATGTAGCCTCCACAAATACCAAAGCTGAGCTGACACGGAAAGATACCCAAAAAGGATTCAATGCAGGTGGTCGCGTGGAGATCCGATTGAATGATCGGTGGTCTACTCTGATGGGGTTACAATATTCCGAAAAGCTGTTCAAGCATGAGTACTACCTCACAAGCGGCAATCAAAGCTTCGCATTTGCGCTGGACGGAGATATGCAGTTTATCGAGTTTCCATTGCTAATGCGGTATACCTTCCCTTCCACTGGAAAGCTATCACTTTATCTACAGGGAGGAATGGTAACTATGGTAAGTATTCGGGAAGATTATACGCATTACAGTCCGTTGGATGGGGGACAGAATGGTCCTTCTGTTGATCCAAGGCGACAGCCTTCCGAAGACCGCACATGGAACTTAAATACCTATCCCGGTAATGTTCAAGTTTCGATGGGACTTGAATATCAGCTTACCAAAGGTATCTCTCTTCAACTGGAGCCCTATTTTCAACAGAGCCTTCAACGGACCAAGGGTGCTGACGCAGTGGGCCTCAATAAAAGACTATACTCGGGAGGAATCGGATTTTCCATCATGTATAATTTAGCACCACTCTCCAAGGAGTAA
- a CDS encoding sigma-70 family RNA polymerase sigma factor, whose translation MRHSDLQDDELVQGCIDGGRTYQKMLYERFYGSMMVVCMRYTNDREEARDVLHEGFMKVFSNLKQFNKGTNLGAWIRRIMINTAIDHYRKSAKRPNLVEINHAVHEIDVQDVISDMSAQEILGLVQKLSPAYRMVFNLYVIEGHSHKEVGKMLNISEGTSKSNLAKARSKLQHMVKSARIIKRVEGENYA comes from the coding sequence ATGAGACATTCAGACTTGCAGGATGACGAGCTCGTCCAAGGGTGTATTGACGGAGGCCGGACCTACCAAAAAATGCTGTACGAACGATTCTACGGCAGTATGATGGTGGTATGTATGCGGTACACGAACGACCGTGAAGAGGCACGCGATGTCCTTCACGAAGGGTTCATGAAGGTTTTTTCCAACCTCAAACAGTTCAATAAGGGTACCAATTTAGGGGCTTGGATACGCCGAATCATGATCAATACAGCTATCGATCATTACCGAAAGTCGGCCAAAAGACCCAACCTCGTAGAGATCAATCACGCGGTTCATGAAATCGACGTACAAGATGTAATCTCGGACATGAGCGCCCAGGAAATCTTGGGATTGGTGCAAAAATTGTCACCCGCCTATCGAATGGTCTTCAACCTGTACGTGATTGAGGGACACTCTCACAAGGAGGTAGGAAAGATGCTGAACATTTCCGAAGGGACCTCGAAATCCAACCTTGCCAAGGCCAGATCCAAATTACAGCACATGGTCAAAAGTGCTAGGATCATCAAAAGAGTCGAAGGGGAAAACTATGCCTAA
- a CDS encoding hydantoinase B/oxoprolinase family protein — MHQQTPHWQIAIDTGGTFTDCLAFSPDDKTLRLKVLSSGVIRGMILSTDLPDQYRLNLPFELQQDMLNGYEVHCGQEAAVILKWDPRDSIATLNRSFRQHISSEGIACEISAAEEAPVLAARLATQTPLSEPFPSMSLRLGFTKGTNALLERKGAKVALILNDGFRDLLEIGYQARPKLFALDIQKPAPIQSCVVTCHVRLNKHGEVLTALTDQEVRRIVEEVKAQNVDSVAISLLHAYRFPDQEARLKAAFLAEGFQYVSVSHELAPEIKWIPRTQTTVVNAYLQPIIHQYLHQIKDSIGEAPFLIMKSDGGLVPMEQFHPKDSLLSGPAGGVVGASDMGTRYGTPNILTLDMGGTSTDVARVSGSWEYKYETHVGDAQMTSPSIAIETVAAGGGSICGIRDGKLFVGPESAGAYPGPACYGSGGPLTVSDVNLLLGRLDPAKWSIPLYPQNSEQALSAILEASGLSREEALSGFLRIANEKMAEAIRSISVRQGINPSEYSLLAFGGAGGQHACDVAEILGMHKVLVPYDAGILSAVGIQHARIKQQWGKQILKPWLEIKSEVERVFAEMEENGRSEIGQWMAFDHSIQVLAKSIQVRITGQANSLDIPFRGVEHVVKDFESEYRQQYGNWIEGNEIEIEALRLELGEWKPDRAIFQDEEPYRLEGHFAHSGIPSSFDWNALKPGAQITGPALVHSSLGTTFVPPDWQLTLNGALHAKLSRIGHDKSQKTDLNHESIQLELFTQRFRAIANQMGEMLQRTSFSVNVKERLDFSCALLDPEGRLIANAPHIPVHLGSMGLCTRLVDQELKLQAGDVAITNHPKYGGSHLPDITLIAPVFDETGRKLGFVANRAHLAEMGGKRPGSMPIDASCLAEEGVVIAPFKLQEAGEVNWAKLEHLLSSAPYPSRNIAENLADISSSLASIHAGALALRSLASKWSADTVKKYMNALYDFSNRCTQRYLNKFEEKRYHAKEQLDDGTPLEVFAQADSTGWLVSFEGSGATHKGNLNANPAIVNSVVMYVLRLMLDEDIPLNDGLLAQIEVKIPEGILNPTFSDDPWQCPAVVGGNVETSQRLTDTLLKAFGQVACSQGTMNNLVFGNAHFGSYETLAGGSGAGIGFHGADAVHQHMTNTRITDPEILEHRYPVLLLASYIRPDSGGLGTWNGGNGLVRGIRFLEPVQLSVLTQHRKYAPYGLNGGKEGRIGRQWVNRLSGQVEHLAGIAQVDLEGGEEIWIETPGGGGANQT; from the coding sequence ATGCACCAACAAACGCCACATTGGCAAATCGCTATCGATACAGGTGGGACTTTTACGGATTGTCTCGCATTCAGTCCAGATGACAAGACCCTCCGCTTGAAGGTCCTGAGTTCCGGTGTCATTCGTGGAATGATCTTATCGACAGATCTCCCTGACCAATACCGATTGAATCTCCCTTTTGAACTTCAACAGGATATGCTCAATGGATATGAGGTTCATTGTGGACAGGAAGCTGCGGTGATTTTAAAATGGGACCCTCGTGATTCCATCGCAACGTTGAATCGATCTTTTAGACAGCATATCTCTTCCGAGGGGATTGCTTGTGAAATTTCAGCAGCTGAAGAAGCGCCTGTCTTGGCAGCAAGATTGGCGACTCAAACACCGCTGAGCGAACCATTTCCCTCTATGAGTCTGAGGCTGGGGTTTACCAAAGGAACCAATGCCCTTTTGGAGCGAAAGGGGGCCAAGGTGGCACTCATACTCAATGATGGTTTTCGGGATTTGTTGGAAATTGGGTATCAGGCACGTCCTAAGCTATTCGCATTGGATATTCAAAAACCAGCCCCGATTCAGTCGTGTGTGGTCACATGCCATGTAAGGTTGAATAAACATGGGGAGGTATTGACCGCATTGACCGATCAAGAAGTCCGTCGCATTGTGGAGGAAGTGAAGGCCCAAAATGTGGATTCTGTGGCGATTTCCCTCCTTCATGCCTATCGGTTTCCCGATCAGGAGGCAAGACTGAAAGCTGCATTCCTCGCAGAAGGATTTCAGTACGTATCGGTTTCCCACGAATTGGCACCCGAAATCAAATGGATTCCCCGGACACAGACCACGGTTGTCAATGCCTATTTGCAACCCATTATCCACCAATATCTTCACCAGATTAAGGATTCCATTGGGGAGGCTCCCTTTCTGATCATGAAGAGCGATGGTGGTTTGGTCCCCATGGAACAATTTCACCCGAAAGATTCTTTGCTAAGTGGTCCAGCAGGTGGGGTGGTTGGTGCATCGGATATGGGGACGAGATATGGAACTCCCAACATTTTGACCTTGGATATGGGAGGCACCAGCACGGATGTTGCCAGAGTTTCCGGTAGCTGGGAATATAAATATGAGACTCATGTTGGAGATGCTCAAATGACCAGTCCATCCATTGCCATAGAAACGGTGGCTGCTGGTGGAGGCTCAATTTGTGGAATAAGAGACGGGAAATTATTTGTCGGACCTGAAAGTGCTGGAGCTTATCCAGGGCCAGCGTGTTATGGAAGTGGTGGGCCGTTGACGGTATCGGATGTGAACTTGCTCTTGGGAAGACTTGATCCCGCCAAATGGTCGATTCCGCTTTATCCGCAAAATTCTGAGCAAGCGCTTTCTGCCATATTGGAAGCCTCCGGCCTTTCGAGGGAAGAGGCTTTGTCAGGGTTTCTTCGCATTGCCAACGAGAAAATGGCGGAAGCGATCAGGAGTATTTCCGTGCGTCAAGGAATCAATCCGAGTGAATATTCCCTGCTCGCTTTTGGAGGGGCAGGAGGACAGCATGCTTGTGATGTAGCAGAAATACTGGGAATGCACAAAGTGCTGGTCCCCTATGATGCCGGGATTCTTAGTGCAGTAGGAATCCAACATGCGCGGATCAAACAGCAATGGGGCAAACAGATTCTCAAGCCATGGCTAGAAATTAAGTCTGAAGTTGAGCGGGTTTTTGCCGAGATGGAAGAAAATGGAAGATCTGAGATAGGTCAATGGATGGCATTTGACCATTCCATTCAGGTTTTGGCCAAATCCATTCAGGTAAGAATCACTGGGCAGGCCAATTCGTTAGATATTCCCTTTCGCGGAGTCGAGCATGTTGTCAAGGATTTTGAATCGGAATATCGTCAACAATACGGCAATTGGATTGAGGGGAATGAAATTGAGATTGAAGCTTTGCGGCTAGAATTAGGTGAATGGAAACCCGATCGGGCGATCTTTCAGGATGAAGAGCCATATCGACTTGAAGGGCACTTCGCTCATTCAGGCATCCCTTCATCCTTTGATTGGAATGCGCTGAAACCCGGCGCCCAAATAACCGGTCCCGCACTCGTTCATAGCAGCTTGGGAACTACTTTCGTTCCTCCGGATTGGCAACTGACACTCAATGGTGCATTACATGCCAAGTTATCCAGAATTGGGCATGACAAATCTCAGAAGACTGACCTCAATCATGAAAGCATTCAACTGGAGTTGTTTACCCAGAGATTTAGGGCCATCGCCAATCAGATGGGAGAAATGCTGCAAAGGACCAGTTTTTCGGTCAACGTCAAAGAACGTTTAGATTTCTCATGTGCCTTACTTGATCCTGAAGGTAGATTGATTGCCAATGCGCCTCATATTCCTGTTCACCTTGGGAGCATGGGACTTTGTACCCGGCTGGTCGATCAAGAGTTGAAGCTACAGGCAGGAGATGTGGCCATCACCAATCATCCCAAATATGGCGGTTCTCATTTACCTGATATTACCCTGATAGCTCCTGTATTTGATGAGACAGGGCGAAAATTGGGCTTTGTGGCCAATCGGGCTCATTTGGCCGAGATGGGAGGAAAACGTCCAGGCTCAATGCCCATTGATGCAAGCTGTTTGGCAGAAGAAGGCGTCGTCATCGCACCTTTCAAGCTTCAAGAAGCTGGTGAAGTCAATTGGGCCAAGCTCGAACATCTGCTCTCGTCGGCTCCATATCCTTCTCGAAATATTGCAGAAAACCTAGCAGATATCTCCTCATCGCTCGCTTCAATTCACGCTGGTGCTCTTGCACTCAGGTCATTAGCTTCCAAATGGAGTGCCGACACAGTGAAGAAATACATGAATGCGCTATACGATTTCTCCAATCGATGCACCCAACGATACCTCAATAAATTCGAAGAGAAAAGATACCACGCCAAGGAGCAACTAGACGACGGGACGCCCTTGGAGGTGTTTGCTCAAGCTGATTCAACTGGCTGGTTGGTGTCATTTGAAGGCTCTGGAGCTACGCACAAGGGCAATCTCAATGCAAATCCAGCCATTGTAAATTCAGTGGTGATGTATGTGCTGCGGCTCATGTTGGATGAGGATATTCCGCTTAACGATGGATTACTTGCTCAAATCGAAGTGAAGATTCCAGAAGGGATTTTGAATCCGACTTTTTCCGATGATCCTTGGCAATGTCCAGCTGTTGTGGGGGGGAATGTAGAAACGAGTCAACGGCTGACCGATACGCTACTAAAGGCTTTTGGTCAGGTTGCATGTTCTCAGGGAACCATGAATAACCTGGTATTCGGGAATGCCCATTTCGGAAGTTATGAAACGTTGGCTGGGGGCTCTGGAGCTGGAATTGGATTTCATGGGGCAGATGCGGTTCATCAGCATATGACCAATACAAGGATCACAGATCCTGAAATCTTGGAACATAGGTATCCAGTATTGCTGTTGGCTTCCTATATCCGGCCGGACTCAGGAGGGTTGGGTACATGGAACGGAGGGAATGGCCTAGTTCGAGGAATCCGGTTTCTTGAGCCTGTTCAGCTTTCAGTATTGACGCAACATCGGAAATACGCGCCTTATGGGCTAAATGGAGGCAAAGAAGGAAGAATAGGTAGACAATGGGTCAATCGGCTATCGGGACAGGTAGAGCATTTGGCGGGTATTGCACAGGTCGATTTGGAGGGAGGTGAAGAGATCTGGATTGAGACACCGGGGGGAGGAGGCGCTAATCAGACTTAA